In Pseudoalteromonas nigrifaciens, the sequence CAGTCCATGCTTGATCAATGTGCTGACTAAAGCTCTCTGGCATTTGTAAGTTAATACCTATGCCTATAACTAACTGACAAGGACCTTGCGGTTGCGCGTCGAGCTCAACTAATACGCCAGCGAGCTTTTGTTTATTGAGGTAAATATCGTTAGGCCATTTTAGCTCTACTTCTATGTTGTATAGCGCTTTAATAGCATCATATACAGCTAAGCCAACCACTATAGATACGCCCATAGCGGCTTGTATGCCATCATCTAAGCGCCAAAAGTAACTATAATATAAGTTGGCTCCAAATGGCGACTGCCAAACCCGGCCCCGACGCCCACGCCCCAACTGCTGCATTTCGGCCACAATAACAGTACCCGATTCAAGCTCAGTTTTTGCTTGTATGCGGCGCATTAGCTCACTATTAGTGGAGTCTATTATGGGGTGTACTTCTACTTTGGCGGTAGTTGCACCTAACGCTTGATAGTGTTGTTGTATTTGCGCTTGGTTTAACAGTCCGACTTGGCTATTTAAGCTGTAACCTTTACCAGTTACCTTAAAAATATCTAAGCCCATTTCTTGTAAGCTTTTAATATGCTTACTAATAGCTGCGCGGCTAATACCCAGTTGCTCGCCTAATACCTGCCCTGAAATAAAACCACCTTGATTGAGGGCATTTAAAATGGCGAGTTTATTCCCATCGGGTGCTTTCATGGCGTTGGATCCGCTGTAATATGGCATTCACTACTGTTATTAATTAAGCGTACTTCGTGCTCTAACATAATGTTGTAACGAGAAAATACGCTGTGTTGAATATGTTTAATCATCGCAATTAAATCGCTTCCTTGGCTTTGGCCGTAATTTACTAGCACTAGGGCTTGTTGTTTATGTACCTCAATACCTGCAATGCGGTAGCCTTTTAAACCCGCTTGCTCTATTAGCCAACCCGCAGCCACTTTATGGTGCTTTGCACCGTGTTTATAATGCGGTAAATCTGCAAAGGTAGTTAATAAAGCAGCTAAACATTGATTAGTAATAATGGGGTTTTTAAAAAAACTACCTGCATTAGGTAAGGTATAAGGATTGGGCAATTTGCTGTTACGTGTTGCTATTACTTGCTCAAATACCGCTTGTGGCGTAACGGCTGCAAGTTGCTGCAGCGGTCCATAACTCAATACCGGCTGCCACCCTTTAGGCAAGGCTAAATGCACAGTAGTGATCACCGCTTTATTTTTTAACGCGTGTTTAAAAATAGAATCGCGATAGCCAAATTCACATTGCGCATTATTTAAGGTATTAAAGGTTTTGTTTGCTATATCAAAATACTCAACCGACTCTACAAATTTAGCCAATTCAACTCCGTAGGCACCAATATTTTGCACCGGCGCAGCACCCACAGTACCGGGAATAAGCGCTAGGTTTTCAAGCCCGGGAATGTTTTTAGCCAACAGCTCGCTGACTAGTTGATGCCAGTTTTCGCCAGCGGCCACGCTAATTAAGTAATCGTTTGCGCGCTCTTTTATTTGTACACCTTGAGTTGCCATTTTAATAACAGTACCGGTGTAATCATTTAAAAATACTGTATTACTGCCCTCGCCTAATAGGCAAAATGGAGGCTTAAAGCTTTGCGTTTTAAGCTGCTCTAGGTTATTAATTTTAACAAATTGTTGGCATTGGCTGGTTAATGCAAATGTATGTAACGTTTGTAATGAGTGCGCCACAAAGCTCTCTAAATATACCGGTAACT encodes:
- the murB gene encoding UDP-N-acetylmuramate dehydrogenase, which gives rise to MAHSLQTLHTFALTSQCQQFVKINNLEQLKTQSFKPPFCLLGEGSNTVFLNDYTGTVIKMATQGVQIKERANDYLISVAAGENWHQLVSELLAKNIPGLENLALIPGTVGAAPVQNIGAYGVELAKFVESVEYFDIANKTFNTLNNAQCEFGYRDSIFKHALKNKAVITTVHLALPKGWQPVLSYGPLQQLAAVTPQAVFEQVIATRNSKLPNPYTLPNAGSFFKNPIITNQCLAALLTTFADLPHYKHGAKHHKVAAGWLIEQAGLKGYRIAGIEVHKQQALVLVNYGQSQGSDLIAMIKHIQHSVFSRYNIMLEHEVRLINNSSECHITADPTP
- the birA gene encoding bifunctional biotin--[acetyl-CoA-carboxylase] ligase/biotin operon repressor BirA, whose product is MKAPDGNKLAILNALNQGGFISGQVLGEQLGISRAAISKHIKSLQEMGLDIFKVTGKGYSLNSQVGLLNQAQIQQHYQALGATTAKVEVHPIIDSTNSELMRRIQAKTELESGTVIVAEMQQLGRGRRGRVWQSPFGANLYYSYFWRLDDGIQAAMGVSIVVGLAVYDAIKALYNIEVELKWPNDIYLNKQKLAGVLVELDAQPQGPCQLVIGIGINLQMPESFSQHIDQAWTDLSQHTQQLNKNQLVASLTYHLEQRLEQYSESGLQSMHQQWNALNAFAGECVELNTGHRSWRGICEGIDSQGGIRIRQDGEVKSYYGGEISLRKAQL